A window from Primulina eburnea isolate SZY01 chromosome 2, ASM2296580v1, whole genome shotgun sequence encodes these proteins:
- the LOC140824587 gene encoding zinc finger BED domain-containing protein RICESLEEPER 1-like: MYLMLSSAIYYRRAFNHLKLTDTNFTHCPLVDEWVQAEKICKLLEVFYETTTLFSGVKYPTANLYFPRVITVQLTLSQALQSSDEFMRSMANRMFQKFDKYWKDYNILLSIAVIVDPRFKMQFVEFCYNKLYGHGSNELSLVKSKLVSLFEEYMGLASKSSSSNTSTSSHSRIDDSASLPLNSDSGCMDVFKEFDTFQRTELNDRAQKSQLDLYLDEPKIDRSSKCNVLAFWKAYQFRYPELAQMARDILSVPISTVASESAFSTGGRILDQYRSAMKPDVVEALVCCRDWLVGQKETTEVRLDDLTENVMNLFINEDAGSNNAATDY, encoded by the exons ATGTATTTGATGCTTTCTAGTGCCATATATTATCGACGTGCTTTTAATCATTTGAAATTGACTGATACTAATTTCACACACTGTCCATTGGTTGACGAGTGGGTTCAAGCTGAAAAAATATGCAAATTGCTTGAGGTTTTCTATGAGACAACGACTTTGTTTTCCGGGGTGAAATATCCTACCGCCAACCTTTATTTTCCTCGTGTCATTACGGTTCAATTGACATTAAGTCAAGCCTTGCAAAGCTCTGATGAATTCATGAGATCAATGGCCAATCGGATGTTTCAGAAATTTGACAAGTACTGGAAAGATTATAACATTTTGTTGTCCATTGCTGTGATAGTTGATCCGAGGTTCAAGATGCAGTTTGTTGAGTTTTGTTACAACAAGTTGTACGGACATGGTAGTAACGAATTAAGTCTGGTGAAGTCTAAATTAGTTTCTTTGTTTGAGGAATATATGGGCCTTGCTTCTAAATCAAGTAGTAGCAATACATCTACGAGTTCTCACAGTCGCATTGATGATAGTGCTTCTCTTCCTCTAAATTCAGACAGTGGATGCATGGATGTTTTTAAG gaatttgacaCATTTCAAAGAACAGAATTAAATGATAGAGCTCAAAAGAGTCAAttagatctttatttggatgaACCGAAAATAGACAGATCTTCAAAATGTAATGTTCTTGCATTTTGGAAAGCTTACCAATTTAGGTATCCTGAACTTGCACAAATGGCCAGAGATATTTTGAGTGTTCCAATTTCTACAgttgcttctgaatcagcttttaGCACGGGTGGTAGGATACTTGACCAATATCGTAGTGCAATGAAGCCTGATGTTGTTGAGGCGTTGGTTTGTTGTAGAGATTGGTTAGTTGGACAGAAAG aaACTACTGAGGTGAGGTTGGATGATTTGACTGAAAATGTTATGAATTTATTCATAAATGAGGATGCTGGATCAAACAATGCTGCAACAGATTATTGA